A window of Globicephala melas chromosome 2, mGloMel1.2, whole genome shotgun sequence genomic DNA:
AGATTTTCAATGTCTTGATCGTTTCTATACTTCCtcattcagaaaaaaagtaataaaacaagcATTTAATTTCACATAGTTTGTGTTTTAATGCAATATTCAAACAAAACAATTTAACTTTCCTGGACTAGTTTCACAGACTCAGTCCCTGTAATGAGCAACGTGTCTGTTCTAAACCAGCTTTAGGATGGAGCTGACTCTATGAAtggcagaagagaggaaaaaacctgGATTCTCAATAATATCATTGAACCAACTAACCCTGAACTTCACCCTGCTTCTGATCTCTTTTACATGATCTAATTCACTCACTTATTTAAAAACTAGATTGAGTTGTTTTTTCTGTTATCTGTGGCCAAAGTACCCCAACCAAAGTTTAGATTTGATTATTTGGCAATGGGGAGTCACTGAAGAGATTTAAACAGGAGACTGACATAATCAGTTTGCATTTTATGAGGACAGGAGTGGCAGAAGTGCTGAGGATGGAGGGTGGGATGGGAGACAGGCTAAAAGTTACTGAGGCCTTACTATGTGCTTTGTGCTAGTCTAAAACACTTTacgtatattaattcatttaacactTCAAAAATTCTATGAGGCATGTAATATATTACCCACGTTCAATAAGAGGAATCTGAAGTCCAGAAACATTAAGCTGTCCAAgaccacatagctagtaagtggcagagccaggatttgaagccaCTTTTATTATAGACATTTCTTTatgcctccctcctaccctccaaGCCATAATCAGAAGAAGCTCATCTTACTCTCAGCCTCAAATAGACCTAATTGATATAAAAGTAAGCCCAGCCCCTTTCCAGTAATTGACACAGAAATAGGCTGGCAACTCAATTCTGGTTTGGCTTCTAACCACCAATTCATACTGCatacttcatagggttattgtgagaactGAATGGGCTACTGCTTATAACATACTTGGTATGGGGTAGGCCCACATAAACGCTAGCTACTACTATTATGATTGTAGACCACTATtatcaagaaaaacagagaaggaatGTTCAGAGAAGGAGGGCAAAGGATAGTGGTATGACAGAAGCCAAGCAAAGAGTTTTCAGTAGAGCACAGCAGGATCAAATGCCATGGAAGAATAAAGTGACACGAGAGTGGAAAAGAGTTTATTGGGTCTAGCCTTTATAacgggtgactttttttttctttttttttttggccaacctctgcggcttgcaggatctaagttccccgacaagggatggaacccatgccccctgcagtggaagggtggagtcctaaccactggaccgcctgggaaTTCCCATAAAGCATGACTTTTGCCAGAAAGGTGTTAGTGGAAGGGCTGAGGTGGAAGCCAACCAATTGGCTGAAGAGCAAACTTGCACCTGAGTGGAGACAGTGAGTGGCTACATATCTATTGCAGACTAGCAGTTTCACTGTgatggaaagaagaggaagaaaccatGGTAGCAGGTCTCCAGATGGAGCACATTTATAAACTTTGAGGCAGTAGCTAGCAAAGGTACCATTGACAATTCAGGAGAGAGACACAATGATGGGACAAGTCCCAAAGAAGACTGAAAGAGATGGCATCAAGCTCACAGGTGGAGGGAGGCATTAGTCTTGAAGAACTGGCCGTCTCCCTCCCACTAAGACTAGGGGGAAGGAGGTTAAGAGTAAGTTCAGATATAGATGCATTTATAGGAGGGGAGAACATTGAGGGAGTGCACCTATGGAATACTTCATTTTTCTTAGTGAAACGGTGGCAGAATCATCTGCTGAGAAGGAGTGTGAAGCAAGCACTGTAGTGGTCAAGGATAGCTGCTGCTGGATGACGCAAGCCTGGAAGACAGGTAAGATAATTCTAGAGTGCTGTGCTGGGAGCATAGCTAAATTGAAAACCGAGAGTTTTCGATAGCTTTAATATGTAGGTAGGAATACATAATTCTCCCCAGTCCAGTTGGAGATTTGTGAATCAGCCTGTCCATGTCTTTGGGCAGGTTATGAAAGTTAGAATGAGGTTGAAAGTACTAGAAATGGGAACCATTTGACCATAGCGCTCTCTGGTTCCTCATACTCTCCTGGGTCCTCAGTTCTACAAGCAAAATCTGTGCCTACAATGGGGATTGCCAACCACTGTTCTCAAAGGGAAAGAGGGTCAAAGAGCAGACTGTCAgcactcacccctccccaccacaaGTTCAAGGGGAAGAATCAAATTGTTAACTAAAACACTTTACCTGGGAATCTCATAGTGTTCCAGGATTACAGGTGGTAAAACAATATACTAATATTCATACTTTGATTAAATTCTATAGCCCTCAAATTTGATATAtgccttttctttcatttaggaTAAAACAAAGCTAAGGACACTCATATTCATGGCTTTATGTATAACAGATAGGATTAGTAGGATTAAGAACCACATGGCATGTAAAATAAAACTACACAAATATTTAATTGTGGTTTGAAACAGACATATCTTTAAACATTGTATGTACACTTGGAAATATAGCtttgttttgtactttttaaaaaccataaatgGGATCACATTGTACTTATTATACATCTCATTTATTTACTCTTAAGGTATTTAGGAGGTCTTTCCATGTAAGCACCTGTGGCAACTTGTAATTTCCAAAGACGCCACAGCCAATACTTCTGGTCCCACGTGCTCTTTAAGAACTTTGCGTCTCCCCAATCAAGAGATAGGGTCTATTTTCCCTCCTCTGGAACCTGGACAAATAGAGTGCAGCAGAAATGACACTGCATAATTTCTAAGGCTCAGTGATAAAAGGCAATATGCTTTTacctggctctctctctctgttagcACACCTGCCCTTGGAACCCAGCCACTAAGCTGTGACGAAGCCCAAACTAGCCCATACTAAAAGACAACATGGTCTACATGAGATCAAACTGCGGTCTCCCAAACTGCGGTCTCCAGCCAGCAACAACCATCAACAGGAGAGTGAAAAGTTTTTAGATGATTCCAGTCCTCAGCCTCCAGTCTTCCACCTGAAGCACGATGGAACAGAGAAAGTCATCCCTGTTGTGCTTTGTATGAATTCTTGACCCACAAGAATCTGTGAGCATAAGTAGTTGTTTTataccacatgctgtggggtAATCTGCAATGCAGCTATAGTAGCGGGAGGAGTGTCAATATATGTCTGTTTCAATCTTTTAAACAATTACATAATTAACAGTAATATTCTATAGTATTTATGTATCATAAGATCATTCCTGTATTGATAGATACTTAGGTGGTCTGGAATTATTTATTCCTACTATAGAAAAGGCTGAAATAAATAAGCTTCTACATGTCTATTTGTGCACAAATGTATTTCTATAAAAACctataaatgagttaataaatacatgtaagatatttaggacagtgcctggcacatagtaacacattatattatttttatcactatAGGTTGACCTTCTAGATAGAAGGTGATAGTACTTGCTTAACATCTTTGGTGACAAGGACCTTAACGGCTATCCAACAGCTACGCTACAATgtattcttctttttactttagaTTATGGCAAAAATTGCAAACAGTCAGAGAATTATATCCCTGAAAACATTCATCTGCTGCAGACCTGCCCAGTTCTACATTCAGTTTAAAAAACTTAACTTCCTCAGTGTGCTGGTGAGTTAACACTACCTGTGTTTCTCTTATGAAAATCGTGGCTGTGGACCAGAGCGGAAAGAGCTGAACCTCCCGCTCAGGCGCGTGCGGCAGTTCTCTTCCCTCTGCATCCGCGCAGGGGGACCACTTGTTAAGAGAAGGCGGGGAGCAGGTTCAGGACACCTCTTGACTGGTGCTTCTCACCCTATCACAATTCGGGTCACAGGTTTAGGAATGTGCTTCTTAGCCATTGTCACTCTCTTTCAACATCTCTAACTCTTCCCCAGGCGTGCTTGCAGCTGCCCCCGCACCTGTTAATCCCATTTACTTCTAGTTTTCCTGGGCGGGGTGAAGGGgataaggagagaggaagaggactaCCTGTCCACTTTCTCTTGCTTCGAAGCGGCAAAGACTAAACCTAATTCACATTGCAAACGACCAGGTTTCATCAGTCATTCCCATATTTTTCACAGCTCAAAGTTTTTAACTTCCTCTCCTTTTCAGGGATTTTTCTCTCCAGATTTGCTCCATTTTTAAGGGACGCGGGtagccctccccccgcccccggtcagaGCTAAGGTTAAACGTTGTACAGCTGAGGAAAAGCATTTTTAGGAGACTTGTCCGAGGCCGGGGCAGCAGGCCCGGAGCGGGCGGGCTTCGCGACAGCTCCGTGGGAGCGCCTGTCCCGCCCATCCTTCCCGGGCCTCGCGTTGCAAGATCCGCAGTTGAGCCCCAAGGCCGAGGACAGTGGGTTGGGAGCTGGTGACTCCAAAGCCCTCTGCAACTTCCCCGCcctacagccccacccattagcacgcGGTCTCCCCCGGGGCCCGTATGAGACACCTTCGTCCCCGCCCCTCCACAGGTCACCTCCCTCCACGCCCCTTTCCCTCGGCCCCGGCAGCCGGCAGGCAGGGAAGTGTCGTAAAGCCAGGCCCAGGAAACTTTACCCAGGGTAACAGCCGAGGCGCTTTACGGCGACGGCGGCTGAGTGTGAGGCTTGGCGGCGGTGGAGGCAGCCGCGGCGGtgcgggaggcggcggcggccgagGAGGAAGAGGAGTGGCGGCAGTGGCGGCGGGGACCTGttcggggtgagcctgcggtggggACGGGGAGGGGCCGCGGGTGACAGGGCTGGCGGATGGGCGCGGGCGGACGGGGACGGTGGCCGGCTGAGCAGCTGGGCGGCGCTGAAGAGTTGGGGGGGGCCCGCGGAATTGGGGCGCCAGCTCTGTGAGGGACGGtttctgcctttgtttccccCCCAACCCtggccgccccccgccccctctACTCCGCGCTTGTCCGCCGGGTCTCATGGCTTCCCCTCTCGGTCTGTGTCTCCTCTAGGATGGCGGAGGTACCGCCTGGGCCTAGCAGCCTCCTCCCACCACCAGCACCTCCGGCCTCGGCGGCGGCCGAGCCCCGCTGTCCCTTCCCGGCGGGGGCCGCCCTCGCCTGCTGCAgcgaggacgaggaggacgacgAGGAGCACGaagccggcggcggcggcggcggcgggagcctGGCGGGCGGCGAGGCGACGGCGGCGGCCAAGGGGCATCCGTGCCTCCGCTGCCCCCAGCCGCCGCAGGAGCAGCTGCAGCTCAACGGATTGATCAACCCCGAACTGCGGCACCTCCGGACGGCCGCCTCCCTCAAGAGCAAGGTTTTGAGCGCGGCCGAGGCGGCCACGGTCACGGCCACCCCCGCCGGGGGCCCCAGAGCGACTGCAACAAAAGGAGCCGGGGTACACTCGGGCGAGagcccccctccctgcctccccaatAATGCAAGAACTGCGCTCCCCAGCCCCGCAGAGGCAGCGGCGGCGAGCGATCCCGCGGCGGCCCGCAATGGACTGGCGGAGGGCCcggagcaggaggaggaggaagacgaGCAGGTGCGGCTGCTGTCTTCATCCCTGACCGCCGGCTGCAGTTTGAGAAGCCCTTCAGGCCGGGAGGTTGAGCCTGGGGAGGATCGGACTATACGTTATGTCCGATATGAATCCGAGCTGCAAATGCCCGATATCATGAGACTGATCACCAAAGATCTGTCTGAACCCTACTCCATTTATACCTATAGATATTTTATCCACAACTGGCCACAGCTGTGCTTCTTGGTAAGTGGGTGGAACGAAAATAGGGTGAACCCAGCCGAGAGATCCAGGCCGTGCGGGGCAGGGAGTGTGAGGGCAGGAGTGGCAGTGGATGTATCCTGCATTTCATAGTATGTTACGTGATGTAAAGTGCGTGTATGCACTCCTAATTATTTAATGAAACTGCTTTGGAGGTAAGGGTTCATGATCCGGGTTAACTTGATACTGATGTAAATGCAATAAGCCTGTGTGTTGCATGTTGGGGGTCTTGTATCCTGTTTACATTAGCTTATAATCATGTTTAACCGTCTTTAATTATCCTCCCTCATCCTCAAAGCACTTTGCAGTCATTTAATTTGAACATGGTTCTGTTCGGATACAGGCCTTATTAATCTCTCAATTACAGCCATAATCAGGGAAGAGTGTATGCATAAACATGTTTTGGTGAACATGATTGTCAGTAAACTTGCTGTGGCCACACTGGAGAATTAAATCTTAGAAGCGTATTCCATAATTATGGAGATTGTTTCCTTTTACTTCAGCAGGGCAGTTAGCAGTTGTAGCCAGCCTGCTTTCTGGTGCACGGTTGCAGAAGGTGCTACTAACACTTCTGGTGGCTGAAAGACTCCAGAAACTTGAACAAAATACCCTTTTTGGGAGTGTAGGAAACTGTGAAATTGTTaagtaatctattttttttttctttttttaaaagaagctggTCATAGATATGCTTAAGTCCTAGTACTATTGCTGGCTTGTGTGTAATGTAGTTGACAGAAATTTTTTGCTTAATATATGAGTAAAAAAGACTTGGCTTAACAAAAcaagctgaatttttttttttttttgacttacgTAGTACCGGTAGTACCAATAGTTTCCCAATAATATTGaccaatttcagtctgtatgaaaCCTTTCACTTAAATGTTGATGGCAGGTATGTGCTTTATATCATGTACTCACAAGCATGTTGTTTCCATTGAATTTTATTGAAGAAAGACAACATGCTTTTAAGGAGTGCTTTACGATATGTGAAGGGAAAAGCCACTACCATTATTTGCTGTTTTAGAATTGACTTAATTGCATTTACTAATTCCCTGTAAGATGCTTTGACAATACTTTAgaaatctgtctttttgattctatAGCTTGGTGGTGATCTGAAAATATAACCTCAGTATTGTTGATAATGGTAGCTGTGCTATTTTCTGCGTTCACTTTGCTAAACTTCAGTTTAGTATGTTTGTTTAAACTGGGACCTATTTTATATTCTACAAAACTGCTCTTACAGGATTCTAACCATTGCATCAAAATAGAAGTTCTAAGACACGTCTGTGTCAAATGAATATGGGAAGATGGTTTTCATAGCATTATTATAAATGTCATATCAAATGCTATTATAAATGCTGAAGATTGTAGATTGATTTAATTGTAAGTTAATTCACAAAAGCATACAATTTAGTTACAGTTTAAATTGAAATAGTGTATGTATTTCTGTTAATTCCAGAAAATAGTTGTGTATGTGTGATGATTAGTCAGCTTTTGAGTTCTGGTATTACCTAGACCTCTCTCAACTTGTCTGCCATTTTAAACTCTGATAAACTGAATATTAGTAAACTTTACTTTGATTTTACATAGACTCCTCCCAATTCAACAGCTAATTTGAACTTTAACCCTTAATAGCCAGTTTGTTTAACATTAAACTCTCAATATCTAGAAATTGTGATAATATGCAAGTGGTTGACCTGTAAGGTTTACTAATGCAAGTATGGATCTAGACGTATTGAACATAAAACAATAGTTAAACAATCAGAGGCCATTTGGAACTGGGGCCTTTATATTGGCgtttaaaaaatttgaatttctCATGAGaactaatttaaaacaaatataagtaTGTTTATTTCAATTCATATTATTTTAGAACTATAAAGGATCCTAGAGATAATCTAGttcagcttaattttttttttttaatgaaaaaaaattaaagaccagAGTGACTTAAAATGTTCGCATCTCCAGATATTTAGGGTCCAGAGATATAAagctagaacccaggtctcctggccTGTCATTATAGAAACAACTAAGAAGCTGAAAAATGACATACCCTTGAGTCATTCAGCCAAGATCCTTGTGTCACCAAGTTATGCTTCACCAAGTAATAGTTGTCCTTGCAGACAATGATATTAAGAGACTAGAAATCTTCAGAATGTTCCTGGTTTCCATGAGTAACCTGCAGAGGATCAAATGGAATATATGTGGTTGGACCTTAGAAAATCGCCAATACTTGACCATATTTGACTAACAAAAGTGACAGTTTCTAATGATTCTTCCTAATAATTGTAACAGATGTGAACGTATGGTACTGTACAAATGGGAGGCACTGTCATTTACTCTGTACTTAAATAATTTATCTGTCTCTTTTGAGTTCATGGTATTTTCAGTTGTTGGTGCCTTTTTGAACTTCTTAAACTTATTACCAGTGATATACTATAGTACTTCTGTTATTTgttctaaatttaaatttccagATTCCTCTGTTTTCCTATTTGTGATATTCTGGAATTTGGGAATCTGTATTTCACACAGcttgtatttttcaagttttatagATTGACAAGCATTTGGCCTTGTAGAGTTAAATTTTAATCTTGCCTGGAATTTTTCAGTTCCCATCcttgaaaaaaagaacacattttaaTAGCATGAGTTCCAAATTTATGTGCAGAAGCTTTTATTTGTAAAAACTTAACATGCAGTTCAGTGATTCTTGTAAGTGTATATTCATCAGCAAtttatcaggaaaaaatgcaGAATTGGCCTTCCTCACTAAACATCTTACTAATAACAGTGAATCATATAttgggcttttatttttaaatgatgtgtaCAACTTGATTTTTGTTCCCATAGATTCTTGATTAGTAAGAACTCAATCTAGTCTAAGTGAACTAATATAATACTTTGTTTGCTTATTACTTTCTTGGTCCGAGGACAAAGAAGATTTGTTTGAAATGCCTATCCAGTTTGAAAGTATTGTCCAGTTATATTGTGtctagtggttttaattttttccccttttggatGGTTTATTAACTGTGAAATGTAGCTGTCCTATAATTTTGTATCATAGATTGGTATAGATTTCCATTTCTCCTAGCTTATGAGGTCAggtcaaaaattttttaatgtacctCTCATCTCtgatatatgcacacacacacacaaccacacacatcTATTTGAAATAAGTTATGTTCAAATCAGAAAATGCTGTTCAACCAGGcaacttttgtatatgtttcaGGACTTAATACAGAAAGaagttttacttttcaaaagaattttgaaagaacCAGATTGATTTATCATGAATGAAAATGGAATTAACAATTTTAGAGGTTTAT
This region includes:
- the NAA30 gene encoding N-alpha-acetyltransferase 30 codes for the protein MAEVPPGPSSLLPPPAPPASAAAEPRCPFPAGAALACCSEDEEDDEEHEAGGGGGGGSLAGGEATAAAKGHPCLRCPQPPQEQLQLNGLINPELRHLRTAASLKSKVLSAAEAATVTATPAGGPRATATKGAGVHSGESPPPCLPNNARTALPSPAEAAAASDPAAARNGLAEGPEQEEEEDEQVRLLSSSLTAGCSLRSPSGREVEPGEDRTIRYVRYESELQMPDIMRLITKDLSEPYSIYTYRYFIHNWPQLCFLAMVGEECVGAIVCKLDMHKKMFRRGYIAMLAVDSKYRRNGIGTNLVKKAIYAMVEGDCDEVVLETEITNKSALKLYENLGFVRDKRLFRYYLNGVDALRLKLWLR